One window from the genome of Garra rufa chromosome 1, GarRuf1.0, whole genome shotgun sequence encodes:
- the LOC141340878 gene encoding uncharacterized protein translates to MADKCHLCLLGLTFLSLLLTGTSGVDDAHVFISSGENVRLPCNNDPHDCNSITWIYNIRHSATVGLISLGIKKKDTERHERLSLGSDCSLNIKNITKEDYGSYSCQQYVNGQYYQATDARVYLHVLHVSSSSSQTEISPGSSVSLSCQLYSDAEISCDDWIHSEGYHLVWVNQAGVKLSISDSRYQISAPGHCIITLTTTLLNEDDNREWRCAVTHRNQVKTSTTYTVKKPASVDIKPQIPVSSSNSETTSRQTPAAAPEQGSSSLSHISRVIVIIVEFAVFAAPTVILLQIICARRAERKDSQHQEEIMMNTVLE, encoded by the exons atggcTGATAAGTGTCATCTGTGTCTGCTGGGACTGACCTTTCTCTCTTTACTTCTCACAG GtaccagtggagtggatgatgctCATGTGTTCATCAGTTCTGGTGAAAATGTCCGTCTGCCCTGTAATAATGATCCTCATGACTGCAACTCAATTACATGGATCTATAATATCAGACATTCAGCAACAGTTGGACTGATTAGTTTAGGGATAAAGAAGAAAGACACAGAGAGACATGAGAGACTGAGTCTGGGGTCTGACTGCTCTCTGAACATCAAGAACATCACCAAAGAAGATTATGGATCTTACAGCTGCCAACAATATGTGAATGGACAATACTACCAAGCCACTGATGCACGTGTTTATCTGCATGTACTTCATG tctctTCGTCATCCTCACAGACTGAGATCAGTCCAGGCAGCTCTGTGTCTCTCTCCTGTCAGTTGTATTCAGATGCTGAAATCTCTTGTGATGATTGGATCCATTCTGAGGGATATCATCTGGTCTGGGTGAATCAGGCTGGTGTTAAACTGTCGATATCAGACTCCAGATATCAGATATCAGCTCCAGGACACTGTATCATCACTCTGACTACAACACTCCTGAATGAAGATGACAACAGAGAGTGGAGATGTGCAGTTACTCACAGAAATCAAGTCAAGACCTCAACCACATATACTGTCAAGAAACCAG CTTCGGTCGATATAAAACCTCAGATTCCAGTCAGCAGCTCAAACTCTGAGACGACATCAAGACAAACTCCAGCAGCAGCTCCTGAACAAGGTTCATCATCACTCTCACACATCAGCAGAG TGATTGTGATTATTGTTGAGTTTGCAGTGTTTGCTGCTCCTACTGTGATTCTTCTTCAGATCATCTGTGCAAGAAGAGCTG AGAGGAAGGATTCGCAGCATCAAGAGGAAATAATGATGAATACAGTATTAGAATAA
- the LOC141340965 gene encoding uncharacterized protein, with amino-acid sequence MADKCHLCLLELIFLSSLLTGTSGVEDVHVFISSGENVHLSCNNALPGCKSTTWIYNNKHSATVLLIHLGIKSKDTERHERLSLGSDCSLNIKNITKEDYGSYSCQQYCVICVLFCVSVSSSSSQTEISPGSSVSLSCQLYSYTGVSCDDWVRSEGFELFWVNQAGVKLTISDSRYQISAPGHCISTLTTTLLNEDDNREWRCQVTHRNQVKTSATYTAYIVKKPAQDKTTTAVTPVRITESTPMAVITSKQEIVFVIAIAVTASVALLLALILCLILKKRTGVRRATDDSVVRCDDEVTYASIRRAEAGAQENCNQLYASVNKNHHKSDK; translated from the exons atggcTGATAAGTGTCATCTGTGTCTGCTGGAACTGATCTTTCTCTCTTCACTTCTCACAG GTACCAGTGGAGTGGAGGATGTTCATGTGTTCATCAGTTCTGGTGAAAATGTCCATCTGTCCTGTAATAATGCTCTTCCTGGCTGCAAATCAACTACATGGATCTATAATAACAAACATTCAGCAACAGTTTTACTGATTCATTTAGGGATAAAGAGTAAAGACACAGAGAGACATGAGAGACTGAGTCTGGGGTCTGACTGCTCTCTGAACATCAAGAACATCACAAAAGAAGATTATGGATCTTACAGCTGCCAACAATAT TGTGTGAtttgtgtgttattttgtgtttcagtctctTCATCGTCCTCACAGACTGAGATCAGTCCAGGCAGCTCTGTGTCTCTCTCCTGTCAGTTGTATTCATATACTGGAGTCTCTTGTGATGATTGGGTCCGTTCTGAGGGATTTGAGCTGTTCTGGGTGAATCAGGCTGGAGTTAAACTGACGATATCAGACTCCAGATATCAGATATCAGCTCCAGGACACTGTATCAGCACTCTGACTACAACACTCCTGAATGAAGATGACAACAGAGAGTGGAGATGTCAAGTTACTCACAGAAATCAAGTCAAGACCTCAGCCACATATACTGCATATATTGTCAAGAAACCAG CTCAAgataaaacaacaacagcagtGACTCCAGTCCGCATCACAGAATCAACTCCAATGGCAGTAATAACGTCTAAACAAG AGATTGTGTTCGTGATTGCAATTGCTGTCACCGCTTCAGTCGCTCTTCTCCTTGCTCTGATTCTTTGTctgattctgaaaaaaagaacCG gtgTCAGACGAGCGACTGATGACTCTGTG GTTCGCTGTGATGATGAAGTGACTTACGCTTCCATCAGACGAGCAGAAGCTGGAGCTCAGGAAAACTGCAATCAACTTTATGCCTCTGTGAACAAGAATCATCACaaatcagacaaataa
- the LOC141329625 gene encoding uncharacterized protein: MADKCHLCLLGLIILSSLLTGKDSLDYAHVFINSDCENVHLPCNNALPGCKSTTWIYENRFRHSDTVELVGLGEKSKDAERHERLSLGSDCSLNIKNITKEDYGLYSCQQYVNGQQHHQEADAHVYLHVLHVSSSSSQTEISPGRSVTLSCQFYLYADVSCDDSGHSERIQLFWVNQAGVKLTISDSRYQLSAPGHCIITLTTTLLNEDDNREWRCLVTHRNQVKTSATYTVRISAQADSATAVIPVHITKSIVIIVEFAVFAAPTVILLQIICARRAGRKDSQHQEEIVMNTVLE, translated from the exons atggcTGATAAGTGTCATCTGTGTCTGCTGGGACTGATCATTCTCTCTTCACTTCTCACAGGTAAAGACAGCT TGGATTATGCTCACGTGTTCATCAATTCTGATTGTGAAAATGTCCATCTGCCCTGTAATAATGCTCTTCCTGGCTGCAAATCAACTACATGGATCTATGAGAACAGATTCAGACATTCAGACACAGTTGAACTGGTTGGTTTAGGGGAAAAAAGTAAAGACGCAGAGAGACATGAGAGACTGAGTCTGGGGTCTGACTGCTCTCTGAACATCAAGAACATCACAAAAGAAGATTATGGACTTTACAGCTGCCAACAATATGTGAATGGACAACAACACCATCAAGAAGCTGATGCACATGTTTATCTGCATGTTCTTCACG TCTCTTCATCATCCTCACAGACTGAGATCAGTCCAGGCCGCTCTGTGACTCTCTCCTGTCAGTTTTACTTATATGCTGATGTCTCTTGTGATGATTCAGGTCATTCTGAGAGAATTCAGCTATTCTGGGTGAATCAGGCTGGTGTTAAACTGACGATATCAGACTCTAGATATCAGCTATCAGCTCCAGGACACTGTATCATCACTCTGACTACAACACTCCTGAATGAAGATGACAACAGAGAGTGGAGATGTTTAGTTACTCACAGAAATCAAGTCAAGACCTCAGCCACATATACTGTCAGGATTTCAG CTCAAGCTGATTCAGCGACAGCAGTGATTCCAGTCCACATCACAAAATC GATTGTGATTATTGTTGAGTTTGCAGTGTTTGCTGCTCCCACTGTGATTCTTCTTCAGATCATCTGTGCAAGAAGAGCTG GGAGGAAGGATTCGCAGCATCAAGAGGAAATTGTCATGAATACAGTATTAGAATAA